Proteins encoded in a region of the Candidatus Cloacimonadota bacterium genome:
- a CDS encoding NAD+ synthase, translated as MRKIDIGKECERIAQFLGSYLQSSGLTKYIVGVSGGIDSAVSATLAVKAIGKENVIGVMMPYTSSNPNSLEDGRLLCNYLDIAYQIIEISPIVDAWYASYETEASALRRGNFMARIRMCVLYDLSSKYRALVLGTSNLSEIMTGYFTQHGDSAAAIEPLAQLYKTEVWKLARNLGIPKKIIEKTPSADLWENQTDEQEMGISYRELDEILWSIHNMQDVTTYNKDKLDTVYKLIAKSAFKRNPAPVPEVPCSL; from the coding sequence TTATGCGTAAAATAGACATTGGCAAGGAATGTGAAAGAATAGCGCAATTTTTGGGGAGCTATTTGCAGAGCAGCGGATTAACCAAGTACATTGTTGGCGTATCTGGAGGCATAGATAGTGCCGTTTCAGCTACGCTAGCGGTTAAAGCCATTGGCAAAGAGAATGTTATTGGGGTAATGATGCCCTACACAAGTAGCAATCCCAATAGTTTAGAAGATGGGCGTTTACTTTGCAATTACCTGGATATAGCCTATCAAATAATAGAGATAAGCCCCATAGTAGATGCCTGGTATGCATCATACGAAACGGAAGCGAGTGCTTTAAGAAGAGGAAATTTTATGGCACGTATCAGGATGTGTGTTCTGTATGATCTTTCCTCCAAATATCGCGCATTGGTATTGGGAACTAGCAATCTCAGCGAGATTATGACAGGATATTTTACTCAACATGGAGATTCTGCAGCAGCAATTGAGCCTTTGGCGCAACTATATAAAACAGAAGTATGGAAACTTGCCAGGAATTTGGGTATTCCCAAAAAGATTATCGAAAAAACTCCTTCTGCAGATCTATGGGAAAATCAAACCGACGAGCAGGAAATGGGGATATCGTACCGTGAATTAGATGAAATTTTATGGAGTATCCACAATATGCAAGACGTAACTACTTATAATAAAGACAAGTTAGATACTGTATATAAGCTAATTGCGAAAAGCGCTTTCAAGCGTAATCCTGCCCCAGTACCGGAGGTTCCATGTTCTCTATAA